A single genomic interval of Macadamia integrifolia cultivar HAES 741 chromosome 6, SCU_Mint_v3, whole genome shotgun sequence harbors:
- the LOC122082159 gene encoding uncharacterized protein LOC122082159, producing the protein MASPTHREAVLKSLASIQVPIGTDSAQLARLVGAAYVVNSLMFADADLPLKGSNHTRALHITIDCRGCRIPQVLVDNGSALNVFPLRTFKHLGFDEAEMKPSSQCVRAYDNTRRSVLGIFTVVIVVGPAEFEVDFQVIDIPASFNMILGRPWLHKAGAVSSSLDQKIKFLFKGQVITVLADPDLVSMMASVDVGESNNGETSEVRLGGFELGSINATLGPSSPRERFALTEFNITNPGVTNMLLKMKYFPGMGLGVRQQGDPDILSLNVNTQRFGLGYVMTEEDQQKIAAKKQKYDRNFKRYEGLKYKNEGKNLIHMLSNEESSEGKAIEAGYQQNKTIKYGLVKVSKWNNMEDGSETVNVTPYFKTLNGYFVKEGQDFFYCGFPEPWLDVFSGERLPGFEIFFDCAINWAELEHYSLKQFEQVQQGHTEEDLDVSGLFDEEIMMIGGTNESKAPSPHLLIHRAEGVIPNWSCLDEFVYPEEPKFVPEESAMSGPKSFKFVGSPLVVSPFVSLHVGEAVPTKDSAHASGLDLMVKEEIAKQLSVGFIEVTRYTEWLANVVVVPKKDGRIRVCVDYRDINRASPKDNFPLPHIDLLVDNTAGHALLSFIDGFSGYNQIQMNPKDKDKTSFTTDWGTYKYRVMPFGLKNAGGLLLGFMVSERGIEIDPSKIKAITEMSPPQTEKEIRGFLGRIQYISRFISQLTAICEPIFKLLKKDQPKRWNPQCQLAFDRIKSYLVNPPILIPPTPGRPLLLYLSVLETSMGSMVAQHGLDGHTEQVIYYFSKKFTDCETRYTTLEKTCAALVWATRRLRHYMLTCSVFLVSRMDPIKCLFEKPALTGRLARWLLLLAEFDIVYVTYKSIKGSVIAEHLSAHPVVDTRPLNDIFPDDVVSVEVENVVGIWQMFFDGAANHKGCGAGVLLITLEGLNMPMAYRLDFECTNNMAEYEACLMGLKAAISIGVKRLEVYGDSSIVICQVQGKWKTKEEKLKPYQGCVESLMKQFTEINFDYFQRDNNRFADALATLASMVDFGPGEQIQPFIIDRRDHPSHQGFVNALTVDGRPWFAHIMDFIREGKYPADATQGDKRFLRCYAT; encoded by the exons ATGGCCTCTCCTACCCACAGGGAAGCAGTGTTGAAATCTCTGGCAAGCATCCAAGTTCCAATTGGGACCGATTCGGCACAACTAGCGAGACTAGTAGGAGCCGCGTACGTAGTGAACTCATTGATGTTTGCAGATGCTGATCTCCCTCTTAAAGGTTCGAACCACACAAGGGCTTTACACATAACCATTGATTGCAGAGGATGTCGAATTCCCCAAgtattggtagacaatgggtcgGCGTTGAATGTTTTCCCTCTCAGGACCTTTAAACATTTGGGATTTGATGAAGCCGAGATGAAGCCATCTAGTCAATGTGTTCGAGCTTATGACAACACCAGGAGGAGCGTGTTGGGAATTTTCACTGTGGTGATAGTAGTTGGACCGGCAGAATTCGAGGTAGACTTCCAAGTTATCGATATTCCTGCGTCTTTCAATATGATTTTAGGCCGTCCATGGTTACACAAGGCTGGGGCAGTTTCCTCTTCCCTTgaccaaaagataaaatttttgtTCAAAGGGCAGGTGATCACTGTCTTGGCAGATCCTGACTTGGTCAGCATGATGGCATCTGTTGATGTGGGGGAAAGTAACAATGGTGAGACATCTGAAGTTCGTTTGGGAGGTTTTGAGTTGGGCAGTATCAATGCAACTTTGGGGCCTAGTTCACCGAGAGAGAGATTTGCTTTGACAGAGTTTAACATCACCAACCCCGGAGTAACCAACATGCTtcttaaaatgaagtattttccAGGCATGGGCCTAGGGGTGCGACAACAGGGTGACCCAGATATTTTATCTCTGAATGTGAACACACAACGCTTTGGCCTTGGTTATGTTATGACAGAGGAGGACCAACAAAAGATAGCAGCCAAGAAGCAAAAATATGACAGAAATTTCAAGAGATATGaagggttgaaatacaagaatgaggggaagaatttgatccatatgcttAGCAACGAGGAAAGTTCTGAAGGAAAGGCAATAGAGGCAGGTTATCAGCAGAACAAGACTATCAAGTATGGGCTAGTGAAGGTTTCAAAGTGGAACAACATGGAAGATGGATCTGAGACCGTCAATGTGACTCCCTATTTCAAAACTCTGAATGGTTATTTCGTCAAGGAAGGGCAGGATTTCTTCTATTGCGGATTCCCAGAACCATGGTTAGATGTGTTTTCAGGGGAGAGGCTACCAggctttgagatcttctttgattgcGCGATTAATTGGGCAGAGTTAGAACATTACTCACTGAAGCAGTTTGAACAGGTCCAACAGGGACACACGGAGGAAGACCTAGATGTTAGCGGTCTCTTCGATGAGGAGATCATGATGATTGGTGGGACCAATGAATCTAAGGCACCTTCACCCCACTTGTTGATTCATCGTGCTGAGGGCGTCATTCCTAACTGGAGCTGTTTGGATGAGTTTGTTTACCCTGAGGAGCCAAAATTTGTACCTGAAGAGTCGGCCATGTCTGGGCCTAAGTCCTTTAAGTTTGTAGGCAGTCCACTAGttgtttctccttttgtttctcTCCATGTCGGAGAAG CCGTTCCAACAAAAGATTCGGCGCATGCGTCCGGTTTGGATTTGATGGTAAAAGAGGAGATTGCCAAGCAACTCAGTGTAGGGTTCATTGAGGTGACGAGGTATACTGAATGGTTGGCAAATGTCGTAGTtgtaccaaagaaggatggtcggATTAGGGTATGTGTGGATTATAGGGACATTAATAGAGCGAGCCCCAAAGATAATTTTCCCTTACCACACATCGATCTTTTAGTGGATAATACTGCGGGGCATGCGCTTCTATCATTCATTGATGGGTTTTCTGGTTACAATCAGAtccaaatgaatcccaaagataaAGACAAGACGTCTTTCACTACGGATTGGGGCACTTATAAATAcagggtgatgccttttggtttgaagaatgcCG GTGGTTTGCTTTTGGGGTTCATGGtaagtgagagaggcattgagaTTGACCCATCCAAAATCAAAGCGATAACAGAAATGTCACCTCCTCAAACGGAGAAGGAAATTCGAGGGTTTTTAGGAAGGATCCAATACATTAGTCGGTTCATTTCTCAATTGACAGCCATATGTGAACCGATCTTCAAATTACTGAAAAAGGATCAACctaagaggtggaatcctcAATGCCAATTGGCTTTTGATCGCATCAAGAGCTACTTGgtaaacccaccaatcctcattcccCCTACTCCAGGAAGGCCATTGTTGTTGTATCTCTCTGTATTAGAAACCTCCATGGGATCGATGGTGGCTCAACATGGTCTAGATGGGCATACAGAGCAAGTGATTTATTACTTTAGTAAGAAGTTCACAGACTGTGAGACAAGGTACACAACCCTGGAGAAGACTTGTGCAGCTTTGGTTTGGGCAACAAGGAGGTTGAGACATTACATGTTGACCTGTTCAGTCTTTTTGGTATCcagaatggatcccatcaagtGTCTTTTTGAGAAACCCGCATTGACAGGCAGATTAGCACGTTGGTTATTGCTCTTAGCGGAGTTTGACATTGTGTATGTCACCTATAAgtccatcaagggtagtgtcatCGCTGAACATCTATCCGCACATCCAGTTGTTGATACGAGGCCTTTGAATGACATATTTCCAGATGATGTAGTTTCTGTTGAGGTTGAAAATGTGGTTGGCATTTGGcaaatgttctttgatggagccgcCAATCATAAAGGTTGCGGAGCCGGAGTTCTACTTATAACTCTTGAAGGGTTGAACATGCCCATGGCATATAGGTTGGACTTTGAGTGCACTAACAACATGGCCGAGTATGAAGCTTGCCTCATGGGATTGAAAGCAGCCATCTCTATTGGGGTCAAAAGATTGGAAGTATACGGAGATTCGTCGATTGTCATATGCCAAGTCCAAGGTAAGTGgaaaacaaaggaggaaaagttaaaaccataccAAGGGTGTGTAGAGTCTCTAATGAAGCAGTTCACAGAAATTAATTTTGACTATTTCCAGAGGGACAATAACAGGTTTGCCGATGCTTTGGCTACTCTCGCATCGATGGTAGATTTTGGTCCGGGTGAGCAAATACAACCATTCATTATAGATCGGAGAGATCATCCTTCACATCAAGGCTTCGTCAACGCCCTGACTGTAGATGGTAGGCCTTGGTTTGCCCATATTATGGATTTTATCAGAGAGGGGAAGTACCCTGCAGATGCTACCCAAGGAGATAAAAGGTTCCTGAGGTGTTATGCCACCTAA